The genomic interval CACTGGACGAAGAGCAACTGCATTTCTGTTCTCTGGGCATCCAGTCCACAAATCGGCTGGCCAGTCTGCTCTCGGATATTTTGGAGAAATTAAAAAAGCCCCAGGCGACGATTTGCTACTTGGGGGCATTTGTGGGGGCATTGAATCTATTTTGTTTTGGCTGGAGCCGCATGGTTACTGACTCAATTTTAATTGTTCGATTCTCCCCGGCATTTAGAAAAGACAAACCCGTCTCTCCGGGGCATTCTCCGGGGTGGCGGGTTTTCTTTTTTCCCTTGCTTCTAAAGGGGTTGCGCCAGTTTTACATCTTTCCAAAACACCTCTTGGCACCATCTATTCTCCCCATCTTTCCTTTCTTCGTTCTCTGTTGGGCCCCTGATTCGTTGCAGCGCCGAACGCTCTTCTGAGGAAATCGAAACAACTCATCGGGAAACCCGCTTGATTTTTGCTTCCCGACACTCTATTTTAGGATATGCGGCTAAGGTAAAATAAAAGCGAATCATGTTTTAGGTTCGAGGCAGGTAGAATGAAGCGAGAACTCCAAGGCAGATACGTGACCATATCGACGGTGGGTGAGAAGGTTCAGGCCTTCGTGCCTGCGCCGCTACCGCCGCGACCGCCCATCCATTGGACCCCGGAGCTGCGCAGCAAGTTTGACCAGGCGCTGCTGGCGCTCGGGCGGCTGGACAGCGTCTCGACCTTGCTGCCGGAAACTTCGCTGTTCCTCTACATGTACGTTCGCAAAGAGGCGGTGCTCTCATCCATGATAGAGGGAACCCAGTCTTCCTTGTCCGACCTGCTGCTGTTCGAGCTCAATCAGGAACCCGGCGTGCCGCTGGATGACGTGCGGGAGGTCAGCAACTATGTCGCGGCCCTCGACCATGGTCTGCGCCTGCTGAAGGAAGGGCTGCCACTGTCGCTGCGGCTGTTCCGCGAGATTCACGGCGTGCTGCTGACCAAGGGCCGGGGCAGCAATCAGACCCCGGGTGAGTTCCGGCGCAGCCAGAACTGGATCGGCGGCACCCGGCCGGGCAACGCGGCCTTCGTTCCGCCTCCGGCCGAAGAGGTGCTGGAGTGCATGAGCAAGCTGGAGCTCTTCCTCCATGACCAGCCGGAGCCGACCCCGGTGCTGCTCAAGGCGGCGCTGGCCCATGTCCAGTTCGAGACGATCCACCCGTTCCTCGATGGCAATGGCCGTCTGGGGCGTCTGCTGATCGCGCTGCTGCTATGCGAGCAGAAGGTGCTGCGGGAGCCGATGCTCTACCTCAGTCTCTACTTCAAGGCGCACCGCCAGTATTACTACGAGCTGCTCAACAACGTGCGCACGACCGGCGACTGGGAAGCCTGGCTCGACTTCTTTGCCGAGGCCGTGATCGTCACCGCCACCCAGGCAGTGGAGACTGCCCAGCAGCTCCTGGACCTGTCGAACCAGGACCGTGACAAGATCAGCGGCCTAGGACGGGCGGCGGCTTCCACTCTGCGGATCCACCGGGCGCTC from Candidatus Cloacimonadota bacterium carries:
- a CDS encoding Fic family protein, yielding MKRELQGRYVTISTVGEKVQAFVPAPLPPRPPIHWTPELRSKFDQALLALGRLDSVSTLLPETSLFLYMYVRKEAVLSSMIEGTQSSLSDLLLFELNQEPGVPLDDVREVSNYVAALDHGLRLLKEGLPLSLRLFREIHGVLLTKGRGSNQTPGEFRRSQNWIGGTRPGNAAFVPPPAEEVLECMSKLELFLHDQPEPTPVLLKAALAHVQFETIHPFLDGNGRLGRLLIALLLCEQKVLREPMLYLSLYFKAHRQYYYELLNNVRTTGDWEAWLDFFAEAVIVTATQAVETAQQLLDLSNQDRDKISGLGRAAASTLRIHRALMEHPIATSGSLVEKTGITPATVNKALGHLRQLGIVKELTAQKRNRLFSYAGYIEIMSRGTELPAR